One stretch of Desulfomonile tiedjei DNA includes these proteins:
- a CDS encoding SH3 domain-containing protein, whose protein sequence is MHSGENKKPISQIVFFIVLGAVCWSLTACQEVDTLKREVWNKLQSKLKPKSQFAPRDGITITACSLHQTANDYSEVIRKIPAETSVHLIDKVGEWYRVRMRDGREGYLKLKVIGGEDIILLTTELRRSIEGMPVQAEGMTKTKANFRLQAGREYEVIEVLPPDRKLEVYERVVTVRRSNPGGGATRGRPAGQAGAAEEPPAHTDLGSDDVKKDVWYKVKIEDGRVGYIYTHNLRLTPPDDIARVVPFMRMVAWRTVNTTDDQDRGAMNNYIVAYAPIGKDPGCDYTRLYFMNWSKRRVISWQLRLNGVLPIGAYQFEGKPGFSVRYLHPSKPDRLVLASFVVSSGRVRKVGEEEIPNNREIR, encoded by the coding sequence ATGCATAGCGGTGAAAACAAGAAACCGATTAGCCAAATAGTCTTCTTCATCGTACTTGGAGCGGTCTGTTGGTCGCTCACGGCATGCCAGGAAGTGGACACTCTCAAGCGAGAGGTGTGGAACAAACTTCAATCCAAGCTCAAACCGAAAAGCCAGTTCGCACCGCGCGATGGAATAACCATAACAGCCTGTTCTCTACACCAGACGGCTAATGACTACTCGGAAGTAATTCGCAAAATCCCGGCCGAGACCTCTGTACACCTTATCGACAAAGTTGGGGAGTGGTACCGCGTACGCATGCGCGATGGACGAGAAGGGTACCTGAAACTAAAGGTCATCGGCGGCGAGGACATTATCTTACTGACTACCGAGCTTAGACGTTCCATCGAGGGAATGCCTGTACAGGCAGAAGGCATGACCAAGACCAAGGCCAACTTCAGGCTTCAGGCCGGCCGTGAGTACGAAGTCATTGAAGTGCTCCCACCGGACAGGAAATTGGAAGTCTATGAGAGAGTTGTTACGGTCCGCAGGTCCAATCCCGGGGGAGGCGCCACGAGAGGCCGACCCGCGGGCCAGGCCGGAGCCGCGGAAGAGCCTCCCGCCCACACGGACCTCGGTTCCGACGATGTGAAAAAGGACGTTTGGTACAAAGTAAAAATAGAGGATGGCAGAGTCGGTTACATTTACACGCACAATTTGAGGCTCACCCCCCCGGACGACATAGCCCGCGTGGTCCCTTTCATGAGGATGGTTGCATGGAGAACCGTGAATACCACCGACGACCAGGACCGAGGGGCGATGAATAACTATATCGTGGCCTACGCGCCCATAGGCAAAGATCCGGGATGCGATTACACTCGGCTATATTTTATGAACTGGTCCAAGCGACGCGTCATTAGTTGGCAGTTGAGGCTCAACGGGGTGCTTCCTATCGGCGCGTATCAGTTCGAAGGGAAGCCTGGCTTCAGCGTTCGTTACCTTCACCCTTCCAAACCGGACAGGTTGGTGCTAGCCAGCTTCGTCGTCTCTTCAGGCCGAGTGCGCAAGGTCGGCGAGGAAGAAATTCCAAACAACAGAGAAATTCGCTGA
- a CDS encoding serine/threonine-protein phosphatase, which yields MIVEAWAKSDVGKQRTSNEDCYYVDPDKKLVLVLDGMGGHRAGEVASRLAMETFVSFYNEHARDRTNSSELFENYDPNFSFSANLLRQAAFTANRAVLEESLEEEQFVGMGSTIIGVAIEDFQVSMINVGDSRMYLIRSGSIEQISKDHTLAEDQVERGIMSREEAQESQLRHILSSVIGVDSRVRVHMDEFTVFPGDTFVLCTDGLTAVMNELEILEQVLRDKPGPETIDRILEEVNRRGSPDNTTLAIAVFLEDGPNKADGQ from the coding sequence GTGATTGTTGAAGCCTGGGCTAAATCAGATGTTGGAAAACAGCGCACCAGTAATGAGGATTGTTACTACGTCGACCCGGACAAGAAGCTCGTCCTGGTGCTGGACGGGATGGGCGGACACAGAGCCGGCGAAGTGGCCTCGCGCTTGGCCATGGAAACATTTGTCTCGTTTTATAACGAGCATGCCCGCGACAGGACCAACAGCTCCGAGTTGTTCGAAAATTACGATCCGAACTTTTCTTTCAGCGCCAACCTGCTCCGTCAGGCCGCGTTCACGGCAAACCGAGCGGTCTTGGAAGAATCACTGGAAGAAGAACAATTCGTGGGCATGGGCAGCACCATAATAGGTGTGGCGATCGAGGACTTTCAGGTGTCCATGATAAATGTCGGTGACAGCAGGATGTACTTGATACGCAGTGGTTCTATCGAGCAGATTTCCAAAGATCATACTCTTGCGGAAGACCAAGTGGAAAGGGGCATCATGAGTCGTGAAGAGGCTCAAGAGTCCCAACTCAGACATATTCTGTCTTCTGTCATCGGGGTTGACAGCCGAGTCCGGGTACATATGGACGAATTCACGGTTTTCCCGGGCGACACGTTTGTCCTGTGTACTGACGGTCTGACGGCCGTAATGAACGAACTGGAAATCTTGGAGCAAGTTCTCAGGGATAAACCGGGTCCGGAGACAATTGACCGCATTCTTGAAGAGGTAAATCGAAGGGGCAGTCCGGACAATACCACTTTGGCGATAGCAGTGTTCCTTGAGGATGGCCCCAACAAAGCGGATGGACAGTAG
- a CDS encoding N-6 DNA methylase, with amino-acid sequence MSVRSRKSDQKLSLEHLLLDRIRRVLQSDPSLASDPSRLYTRSMAALVDGLLSRGRKTEEHSSSGVERRPLEQPAQVPLPVPSMTPEEVGQAYEYLRGLRVHIGPEEGPKLLPSVRGKRNQGLFYTPPSIVRFIVKAALDRLGIINPEDHLDLKVLDPAVGAGVFLVEALDQITNRVLVPGWSRKTHLSRRICDIVAQTRARLLHRAPSRGLNADVAVRIYVLENCLYGVDLDPIAVAIARKALIAKACGHPACFPDIGLRIRVGNSLIGEGNSNLDSACQNKLDRGHAKAFFGRGSPDSYDVGQWSKRTRAFHWPVEYPEVFGREPRGFDAIIGNPPYEIVSVKESGLRERAAEQRYFRQVYGACRGKINTYRLMLERGLNLLTNHGTLGFILPATLLADSTADALRRMVLEHAEVSHAVVIPEKAGIFQNVTQALLILVLKKGRTTSKMHPVFWNGKGNIPESGAVEIPGTLIEATNFRIPLLRSEDEKRLLEAISAHPPLKGTADLAPLAHVHQGEINLSVHRRFITARPTAFPLIRGEHVMQFRVSHPSSRPGRLDWILPEYASDCMERTSSLPGVSCATGKMPRSVVRERPWAKDRIVLGRVVNMATSRRLKAAVVPSGVFLGDMTNFIADAAVPKNYLLGLLNSRLLNWRLKITSTNNYLSAAEIESLPIPRIPRRKGASTALRSAQMNLRSLMNEANASLTTCLEVVKALFGADIRPREDTLISEIIQWLVEEILRSGNESRAPNTALTNLVDAMVLRLYGIALRPELVGILGST; translated from the coding sequence ATGTCTGTCCGAAGCCGAAAAAGTGATCAAAAGCTGAGTTTGGAGCATCTCTTGCTCGATCGGATTCGACGCGTGCTGCAAAGCGATCCTTCGTTAGCTTCGGATCCGAGCCGACTATATACGCGCTCGATGGCGGCTCTTGTTGACGGGCTGCTCTCCCGTGGCCGTAAAACCGAGGAACACTCATCGTCAGGGGTTGAGCGAAGGCCTTTGGAGCAACCGGCTCAAGTGCCGTTGCCCGTTCCCTCTATGACCCCTGAGGAGGTGGGACAGGCTTATGAATATTTGCGAGGCCTTCGTGTACACATTGGCCCGGAAGAAGGGCCGAAGCTTCTTCCCAGCGTCAGGGGGAAGAGAAACCAAGGCCTTTTCTACACTCCACCGAGTATCGTCAGATTCATAGTCAAGGCCGCGCTGGACCGGCTTGGCATCATTAACCCGGAGGATCACCTGGACCTGAAGGTCCTGGATCCTGCCGTGGGCGCGGGGGTATTCCTGGTTGAAGCCCTGGACCAAATTACCAATCGGGTCCTGGTTCCAGGATGGTCCCGGAAGACCCACTTGAGCAGACGAATATGCGACATCGTCGCACAGACTCGGGCCAGGCTTTTACACCGGGCACCGAGCCGCGGCCTCAATGCCGATGTGGCGGTCAGGATCTACGTCCTTGAGAACTGCCTATACGGAGTGGATCTGGATCCTATCGCAGTGGCAATCGCCCGCAAGGCGTTAATCGCAAAGGCCTGCGGACATCCGGCGTGTTTCCCGGACATCGGGCTCCGCATCAGGGTGGGCAACTCACTGATAGGCGAGGGTAACAGTAACCTCGATTCAGCCTGCCAGAACAAGCTTGATCGCGGGCACGCGAAAGCCTTCTTCGGCCGGGGTTCGCCGGATTCTTATGACGTGGGGCAATGGTCCAAAAGGACAAGAGCTTTCCATTGGCCCGTGGAATACCCGGAAGTGTTCGGCAGGGAACCTCGCGGCTTCGATGCAATTATCGGCAACCCGCCTTACGAGATCGTCTCGGTCAAAGAATCCGGCCTGAGAGAGAGGGCCGCGGAACAGCGGTATTTCAGGCAGGTTTATGGAGCATGTCGCGGGAAAATCAACACGTACCGTCTAATGTTGGAGCGCGGGCTGAACCTTCTGACCAACCACGGAACACTCGGGTTTATATTGCCTGCCACGCTTCTGGCGGACTCCACCGCGGACGCCCTGCGACGCATGGTGCTGGAGCATGCCGAAGTCAGCCACGCTGTAGTCATTCCCGAAAAGGCCGGGATATTTCAGAACGTGACCCAGGCGCTGCTGATACTTGTCCTCAAGAAAGGCCGCACGACGAGCAAGATGCATCCTGTCTTTTGGAACGGAAAAGGCAACATCCCGGAAAGCGGAGCGGTCGAGATCCCTGGGACCCTTATTGAAGCCACTAATTTCAGGATACCGCTCTTGAGATCCGAGGACGAGAAGAGACTTCTGGAAGCTATCTCGGCGCATCCTCCGCTGAAGGGCACAGCGGATTTGGCCCCCCTTGCGCACGTTCACCAGGGGGAAATAAATTTGAGCGTGCATCGCCGGTTCATTACCGCTCGGCCAACAGCATTCCCCTTAATACGCGGGGAACATGTCATGCAGTTTCGCGTTTCCCATCCATCATCCAGACCGGGGAGGCTGGACTGGATTCTTCCGGAATACGCCAGTGACTGCATGGAGCGGACCTCATCCTTACCCGGAGTGTCATGCGCAACCGGCAAGATGCCCCGTTCGGTTGTGCGAGAAAGACCTTGGGCAAAGGATCGGATCGTTCTGGGCCGCGTGGTGAATATGGCCACATCGCGAAGACTCAAAGCAGCCGTTGTGCCCAGTGGGGTCTTCCTGGGGGACATGACGAACTTCATCGCAGATGCCGCCGTGCCTAAGAATTATCTTCTGGGTTTGCTAAACAGCCGACTCCTGAATTGGCGGCTCAAAATAACCAGCACAAACAATTACCTTTCGGCCGCGGAGATCGAATCGCTTCCCATACCGAGAATACCTCGTCGGAAAGGTGCATCGACGGCTCTAAGGTCCGCGCAGATGAATCTGAGGTCTTTGATGAATGAGGCGAATGCCTCGCTGACGACTTGCCTGGAAGTTGTCAAGGCTCTGTTTGGTGCGGACATTAGGCCCCGCGAAGACACTTTGATTTCGGAAATCATTCAGTGGCTGGTAGAGGAAATACTTCGATCAGGAAACGAATCCAGGGCGCCAAATACCGCTTTGACTAACCTTGTCGATGCAATGGTCCTCCGACTCTATGGCATCGCGCTGCGACCGGAATTGGTTGGAATATTGGGATCAACCTAA
- a CDS encoding FHA domain-containing protein: MFKLILKFQDTVIKEYEFDATPITIGRRDDNDVVVDNMAVSGHHAVIEMEDPNYYVLVDLESLNGTFVKEKKISREKLFDGDSFLVGKHLLTFVDRRPESERPTREELPGPKAAEKSFRDTMILDTQAQQELLAKHAAEKGVDQEQLAEKPKRIELYGSLTIIAGGTPQIIDLTKRLTTLGKSNDSDIKCSGLLVGKTSALINKRPNGYFLAYREGLKKPEVNGEAVHTQVQLQDGDEIAIGNTRMTFNLREEILSS, from the coding sequence ATGTTTAAATTGATCCTGAAATTTCAGGACACGGTGATCAAGGAATACGAATTTGATGCAACCCCTATTACCATTGGCAGGCGTGACGACAACGACGTAGTGGTAGACAACATGGCTGTTTCAGGCCACCACGCGGTCATCGAGATGGAAGACCCGAATTATTACGTTCTGGTCGACCTGGAGTCGCTGAACGGCACCTTTGTCAAAGAAAAGAAGATAAGTCGCGAAAAGCTATTCGACGGCGACTCATTCCTTGTGGGCAAGCATCTCCTGACATTTGTGGATCGGCGCCCGGAATCCGAGCGACCCACCCGAGAGGAGCTGCCGGGACCGAAAGCCGCGGAAAAATCGTTCCGCGACACGATGATACTGGACACCCAAGCTCAACAGGAACTCTTGGCGAAACACGCCGCGGAAAAAGGTGTCGACCAGGAACAGCTGGCTGAAAAGCCCAAAAGGATAGAACTGTACGGTTCGTTGACAATCATTGCCGGTGGAACCCCACAAATCATCGACCTTACCAAGCGCCTTACAACGCTGGGGAAATCGAACGATTCAGACATCAAGTGTAGCGGCTTGCTGGTAGGGAAGACCTCGGCTCTAATTAACAAGCGGCCCAACGGGTATTTTCTTGCCTACAGAGAGGGCTTGAAAAAACCGGAAGTTAACGGCGAAGCGGTTCACACCCAAGTTCAGCTTCAGGACGGAGACGAAATAGCTATCGGAAATACCAGAATGACTTTTAATCTGCGGGAAGAGATTCTGTCGAGCTAA
- a CDS encoding SUMF1/EgtB/PvdO family nonheme iron enzyme, translating to MASIIWIGRCRGNKDRPATSEEMKQSCTVAMRLTKPVRKWDLKSRVQISCLCFALLTTFVAAEGMAANDAVPTPSSPARTMAPHSVVQPSGDGLDCPLLPGCPSGPGIPLPPRMNRPTDPKAPAPAVDENSVAEGMGKYRGMIFIPAGPFDMGSPNGEGRPDERPAHRVALKDFYIARHEVTVKEFADFLNAQGENSRDGLPRVKLDAPECPLVKQTGNFFQPKPDLANKPMVCVSWNGAMDYAQWAGGRLPTAAEWEKAALLTTPYPPTDSLTVLPREGSVVVQIADPGIRGTTGVVGNVWEWCADWYAPDYYEQSPNSSPSGPSLGQEKEIRGGSWASAEASKRIRNRHSASPRGYFRTVGFRIVKD from the coding sequence ATGGCCAGCATTATATGGATCGGCCGGTGCCGAGGCAATAAAGATCGGCCCGCTACCTCAGAGGAGATGAAACAGAGCTGTACCGTGGCCATGAGACTTACCAAGCCTGTGCGAAAGTGGGACCTGAAAAGCAGAGTGCAGATTTCATGCCTGTGTTTTGCCTTATTGACGACCTTTGTGGCAGCGGAGGGAATGGCGGCTAACGATGCGGTTCCGACGCCCTCTTCTCCGGCACGTACAATGGCGCCGCACAGCGTTGTACAGCCATCCGGGGACGGCCTGGACTGTCCGCTGCTTCCGGGTTGCCCTTCCGGGCCTGGAATTCCGCTGCCTCCGAGAATGAACCGACCCACAGACCCCAAGGCCCCGGCTCCTGCAGTGGACGAGAACAGCGTTGCAGAGGGCATGGGCAAATATAGGGGGATGATCTTCATCCCTGCCGGTCCGTTCGACATGGGCAGCCCGAACGGCGAGGGAAGGCCGGACGAACGACCGGCTCACCGCGTGGCCCTGAAGGATTTCTACATCGCAAGACATGAGGTGACAGTGAAGGAATTCGCCGACTTCCTCAACGCACAGGGTGAGAATTCCCGAGACGGTCTGCCTCGCGTAAAACTGGATGCTCCGGAATGCCCTCTTGTCAAGCAGACGGGTAATTTCTTTCAGCCTAAGCCGGACCTTGCCAACAAACCGATGGTATGTGTTTCGTGGAACGGCGCCATGGACTATGCGCAGTGGGCCGGGGGCCGACTTCCGACCGCGGCTGAATGGGAAAAGGCAGCACTGCTGACAACCCCGTACCCTCCGACTGACTCCCTGACAGTGCTTCCTCGAGAAGGCAGCGTGGTGGTGCAAATAGCCGATCCGGGAATTCGCGGGACCACCGGCGTGGTTGGGAACGTCTGGGAATGGTGCGCTGACTGGTACGCCCCCGACTACTACGAACAGAGTCCGAACAGTAGCCCATCCGGTCCGTCACTGGGGCAGGAGAAGGAAATAAGAGGAGGGTCCTGGGCCTCCGCGGAGGCGTCCAAAAGAATACGCAACCGGCACAGCGCTTCGCCTCGCGGCTACTTCCGCACCGTGGGCTTTCGTATTGTCAAGGACTGA
- a CDS encoding LemA family protein has translation MSLSRFIEFCFALLVAFLVLVFISFASLRPVLQQARSEAKAEWNQFLRAVAARNEAIPGLVEAIRGFEAGHGKLAEKILTARSISMRSNDPEAIVASVDQMDGFLGQIEKLAQANQDLSRYVPFDTNWKRTLQATYRVTYVRRCYNTNAACYNRLLIPFPQNLLTAVFGFLPLREYPASRTVSGPGGS, from the coding sequence ATGAGCCTTTCCCGCTTCATTGAGTTCTGCTTTGCCTTGCTCGTGGCCTTCCTCGTCCTGGTGTTCATATCTTTCGCGAGTCTTAGACCGGTTCTGCAACAAGCGAGAAGCGAAGCCAAAGCCGAATGGAACCAATTCTTGCGAGCCGTAGCAGCCCGAAATGAAGCAATTCCCGGTCTGGTGGAGGCAATTAGGGGCTTCGAAGCAGGTCACGGCAAGCTGGCCGAGAAAATTCTGACCGCTCGCTCCATTTCCATGCGATCTAACGATCCGGAGGCTATCGTGGCGTCCGTGGATCAGATGGACGGGTTTCTTGGACAAATCGAGAAATTGGCTCAAGCCAACCAGGACCTGAGTCGGTACGTTCCGTTTGATACAAACTGGAAGCGAACCCTTCAAGCCACCTACCGGGTAACCTATGTCAGAAGATGCTACAACACCAACGCTGCCTGCTACAATCGACTGCTGATCCCATTCCCCCAGAATCTGCTTACCGCGGTGTTCGGGTTCCTTCCGTTAAGAGAGTACCCCGCGTCGCGCACAGTTTCGGGCCCTGGCGGCTCTTGA
- a CDS encoding DUF3999 family protein: protein MGLIGLIFPLVLALLFAGAAAADFDSGEWKRFREVRIPPHFPDGLAGISLDSELIEKSRRDMADLRLVSSNHAVVPFTIVEGTAGDDGEAFPAKVFRMARKQGKWTDIWIDKQAKILTQGVLIQTPSKDFVRKVEIRGSDNTKESYVVQMDGLVADLAGPVPVRSLNVFYHLNNFQYVHIRIIDDDKPPLKVDGILCYPPPADSNLSWPLDVRIRENRSDPATGSTTIVADLGEKRFPTALVRLSSPTNEFTKKVLVYGASSSSPESWKRIFEGTMFRLRREEAVKESLEARFSPQTYRYLKLELSGGTRGAVSVDKLRATAAVRMAVFKHQRGQDYRLFFDNPKAGAASGGLDAPSINVNEVAAASSEISLGQEQKNIVSPSPPQRPEMPRKADASSLQKILGVTMLLAGLLLLFIIMLKVRWSKRSRGRRGAGAANTGF, encoded by the coding sequence ATGGGCCTAATAGGGCTTATTTTTCCGCTTGTTCTCGCTTTACTGTTTGCCGGGGCCGCTGCCGCAGATTTTGACTCCGGAGAATGGAAGCGATTCCGGGAAGTTCGAATTCCGCCTCATTTCCCCGATGGCCTGGCAGGAATATCTCTGGATTCTGAACTAATCGAGAAGTCGCGTCGCGATATGGCCGACCTGAGATTAGTATCCTCGAACCACGCTGTTGTCCCGTTCACCATCGTGGAAGGCACGGCCGGCGATGACGGCGAGGCGTTCCCTGCCAAAGTATTCCGGATGGCACGCAAACAAGGCAAGTGGACTGACATATGGATCGACAAGCAGGCCAAAATCCTGACACAAGGAGTTCTTATCCAGACACCTTCCAAGGATTTTGTCCGCAAGGTTGAAATCAGGGGCTCCGACAACACCAAAGAGAGCTACGTGGTTCAAATGGACGGCCTGGTAGCGGACCTGGCAGGACCTGTGCCGGTGCGCAGTCTCAACGTCTTTTATCATTTGAATAATTTTCAATACGTTCATATTCGCATCATTGACGACGACAAACCGCCGCTGAAAGTCGATGGCATCCTCTGTTATCCACCCCCGGCTGACTCGAACTTATCTTGGCCTCTTGACGTCAGGATCAGAGAAAACCGATCCGACCCTGCCACGGGTTCCACGACGATAGTCGCGGACCTGGGCGAGAAACGCTTTCCTACGGCCCTGGTCCGGCTCTCTTCCCCCACCAATGAATTCACTAAGAAAGTGCTCGTCTACGGAGCGTCCTCCTCTTCCCCGGAATCATGGAAGCGGATATTCGAGGGCACGATGTTTCGTTTGCGTAGGGAAGAAGCTGTGAAGGAGAGCCTCGAAGCTCGGTTTAGTCCTCAGACATACCGTTACCTCAAGCTTGAACTCTCGGGGGGTACCCGCGGAGCTGTGAGCGTGGACAAATTGCGTGCCACCGCTGCTGTTCGTATGGCGGTATTCAAACATCAACGAGGCCAGGACTATCGTTTGTTCTTTGACAATCCCAAGGCCGGGGCCGCGTCGGGCGGTCTGGATGCTCCATCCATAAACGTGAACGAGGTTGCGGCCGCATCGTCGGAAATCAGTCTGGGGCAGGAGCAGAAGAACATCGTCTCTCCTTCGCCTCCCCAAAGACCTGAAATGCCTCGAAAAGCCGATGCATCGAGCCTTCAAAAAATACTGGGCGTGACGATGCTACTGGCCGGATTGCTGCTGCTGTTCATAATTATGCTTAAGGTGCGCTGGTCGAAAAGATCGCGTGGGAGGCGCGGGGCCGGAGCAGCCAACACGGGCTTTTAA
- a CDS encoding tautomerase family protein has translation MPIIQINLYEGRSQAEKIAICRSIQDAIKQALSITHDNFHHRICEFNDSTLLIPPGRSKNYIMIEINMLPGRDEALKLEMFRKIEANLKQFNISSDDILIICHDPSLENWYIRGKSGIEMRSK, from the coding sequence GTGCCCATAATTCAGATAAATCTTTATGAAGGGCGATCTCAAGCGGAGAAAATAGCCATCTGCAGAAGCATTCAGGACGCTATAAAACAAGCGCTATCAATCACCCACGACAACTTTCACCATCGCATTTGTGAATTTAATGACTCAACTCTGCTGATTCCTCCGGGAAGATCCAAGAATTACATAATGATTGAAATAAACATGCTACCTGGAAGGGATGAAGCTCTCAAACTTGAAATGTTCAGGAAGATAGAAGCAAATCTGAAGCAGTTCAATATTTCCTCGGATGATATTCTGATTATATGTCACGACCCGAGTTTGGAAAACTGGTATATCAGGGGAAAAAGCGGAATAGAAATGCGCAGTAAATAA
- a CDS encoding TetR/AcrR family transcriptional regulator has product MEETFRKLPPEKQLFILNAAAKVFAQQGYYQANVADICKNAGISNGALYKYFKNKESVYRSIFDFMVDTVVSKLFARHQGSNAPISETLATIFRDLALLAKTHSDLLAIYTDIGSCAMNELSSNVSRKLEEVANEFWMDLVRRAKANGEIKEHIMDEAAAYYIDSHLNLLIYSLASKHFDMRLRIYFGKEGEEMTDEQKVGLLMKSVKMIFS; this is encoded by the coding sequence TTGGAAGAAACTTTCAGGAAATTGCCCCCGGAGAAACAGCTCTTCATTCTCAACGCGGCGGCCAAGGTGTTTGCCCAACAAGGCTACTATCAGGCCAACGTGGCTGATATCTGCAAAAATGCCGGCATCTCCAACGGAGCGCTATACAAGTACTTCAAGAACAAAGAGTCGGTCTACCGCTCGATCTTCGACTTCATGGTAGATACCGTGGTCTCAAAACTCTTTGCCAGGCATCAGGGCAGCAATGCGCCTATCTCGGAGACTCTGGCTACGATCTTCCGAGACCTGGCTCTTCTTGCCAAAACCCACTCGGATCTCCTGGCCATCTACACGGATATCGGCTCTTGCGCGATGAACGAACTTTCCTCGAATGTCTCCAGGAAGCTTGAAGAGGTCGCAAATGAGTTCTGGATGGATCTCGTGAGGAGAGCAAAGGCGAATGGGGAAATCAAAGAGCACATCATGGATGAAGCCGCGGCCTACTACATTGATAGTCACCTCAACCTCTTGATCTATTCGCTTGCCTCAAAGCACTTTGATATGCGGCTTCGGATATATTTCGGCAAGGAAGGTGAGGAGATGACTGACGAACAGAAGGTCGGCCTACTCATGAAGTCCGTCAAAATGATCTTTAGCTAG